GAAACGATCTCGGTCGTGACGTACGACGAGGAAGAACAGGGCAAGCCCACCGTCCTGAAGGCCCCGGCGGCCGCGGGTGACGGCGAGGGCTTCCTGATCATCGACGACCTGGTCGATTCCGGCGTGACGGCACAGATCGTGCGCCAGCTCCTGCCCAAGGCGCTGTTAGCCTGCCTGTACGCCAAGCCGTCGGGCCGGCCGCTGACCGACCTGTTCGTGGTCGAGGTCCCGCAGGACACCTGGGTGCTGTTCCCCTGGGACACCGCGCCCCTGTTCATCCCGCCCCTGGCCCGCAAGTCCGGCACGCCGGGCTGATCCGCCCGATGCCCCCCGCCCCGCCGCCGTTCGTTCCCGGGACCGAAGCCTTCAACCCGGCGACCGAGGCCCTGGATACGTGGCC
This genomic stretch from Gluconacetobacter diazotrophicus PA1 5 harbors:
- the gpt gene encoding xanthine phosphoribosyltransferase is translated as MQPSPGTRFTANYATVTWDQLHRDARLLAETLIPRGPFKGIVAVTRGGLIPAAIIAREIDCRLIETISVVTYDEEEQGKPTVLKAPAAAGDGEGFLIIDDLVDSGVTAQIVRQLLPKALLACLYAKPSGRPLTDLFVVEVPQDTWVLFPWDTAPLFIPPLARKSGTPG